Genomic segment of Xanthobacter dioxanivorans:
TGGCTCGTCTTTCTTCTATGTTTCTTCGTGGCCGCGCTCGACGGCTTCGATACCCAGTGCATCGCCTATACCGGGCCCGCCATCGCCAAGGCTTTCGGCATGGCGCCGGCGGAGATGACCTACATCTTCATCTCCGGCACGCTGGGCATGGCCATCGGCGCCATGGCGCTGGGCTCCATCGGCGACAAGATCGGCCGGCGCACCGCCATCCTCGGCGCCATGCTGCTCTTCGGCGTCTTCTCGCTGGCCATCGCCTTTGCCACATCGCCCACGCAGATCGTGGTCCTGCGCTTCCTCACCGGGCTCGGCATGGGCGGCGCGACGCCGGTCCTGCTGGCGCTCGCCGCCGAATACGCGCCGAGCCGCGCCCGCGGCACGGTGCTCACCGGCGTGCTGCTCGGCCTGCCGCTGGGCGCCGTTCTCGGCGGGCTCCTCGCCTCCGGCTGGATGCCGGTGATCGGCTGGCAGGGCATCTATCTCGTCGGCGGCTCGCTGCCGCTCGCCATGCTGATCGTCTGCCTGTTCATCCTGCCGGAATCGCCGCAGTTGCTCGTCACCCGCGGCAAGCCCGGCGATCTCGAGAACAGCCGCAGCCTCGTCGCCCGCATCATCGGCCGGCCGGTGCCCGCCGAGACGCGTTTCGTGCCGGAGGAGAAGGTGGCGAAGGGCTCGGTCGCCGCGCTCTTCGCCCCCGCCTACCGCACGCGCACCATCGCCGTGTGGGCGACCTATCTCTTCAACTGGATCGCCTGGTTCATGCTGCTGCTGTGGCTGCCCACGGTGCTCACCACCGCCGGGCTTCCCGCCGCCACCGCCGCCTTCGGGACGGTGACCGTGAACACGGCGTTCATCGTCTGCGCCATCCCGCTCTCCATCGTGCTGCCGAAGGTGAATGCACGCTTCCTGCTGCTCGGCATGTTCGCCCTCGGCATCGCCATCTGCGTCGGCCTCGCGCTCGCGGGGAACAACTGGACGGCGGTGTTCGTCCTCGTCGCCGCGGCGGGCTTCGGCGTGGGCGGCCAGCAGCTGGCGCTGAACTACCTCATCTCCGGCATATACCCCACCGAGCTGCGCGCCACCGGCACCGGCTG
This window contains:
- a CDS encoding MFS transporter, which encodes MAGATQSIQDLLDKEPVRGRQWLVFLLCFFVAALDGFDTQCIAYTGPAIAKAFGMAPAEMTYIFISGTLGMAIGAMALGSIGDKIGRRTAILGAMLLFGVFSLAIAFATSPTQIVVLRFLTGLGMGGATPVLLALAAEYAPSRARGTVLTGVLLGLPLGAVLGGLLASGWMPVIGWQGIYLVGGSLPLAMLIVCLFILPESPQLLVTRGKPGDLENSRSLVARIIGRPVPAETRFVPEEKVAKGSVAALFAPAYRTRTIAVWATYLFNWIAWFMLLLWLPTVLTTAGLPAATAAFGTVTVNTAFIVCAIPLSIVLPKVNARFLLLGMFALGIAICVGLALAGNNWTAVFVLVAAAGFGVGGQQLALNYLISGIYPTELRATGTGWAIGIGRTGAIVGSALGGWFLQMGGVPGYYLGIAIPLAIAALAVALIRARPVAEPKGSLSTAH